The Tissierellales bacterium genome includes the window GACTCTTGAAGATGTGCCTGTTAATGGTCCTTTTGGAGTAGGAAGAGGGTGGAGGAATAAAACACGGAGGTGAAAGTATGTCAGTAGTTACAATGAAAAGTTTACTAGAAGCGGGTGTTCATTTTGGCCATCAAACAAGAAGATGGAATCCTAAAATGGATGAATATATTTTTACGGAAAGAAATGGTATCTATATAATTGATTTGCAACAAACTGTAAAAATGATTGATGATGCTTACAATTTTATTAGAGAAATTGCAGAAAACGATGGTGAAATTTTATTTGTTGGTACTAAAAAACAAGCTCAGGAAGCCATTGAGACAGAAGCAAAAAGATGTGGTATGCACTATGTTAGTCAAAGATGGTTAGGTGGAATGTTGACTAATTATAAAACTATTAGAAAACGTGTAGACAGACTTCATGAGTTAAACAAAATGGAAGAAGAGGGAATATTTGAAGTACTACCTAAAAAAGAAGTTATGCAATTAAAACATGAGGCTGATAGACTTGAAAAGTTCTTAGGTGGTATAAAAACTATGGATAAGCTTCCAGATGCAGTTTATGTTGTAGACCCAAGAAAAGAAAGAATTGCTGTAAGAGAAGCTCAAATCTTAGGCATTCCTGTTATAGCTATTGTAGATACAAATTGTGATCCAGATGAAATTGATTACGTTATTCCTGGAAATGATGATGCTATAAGAGCAGTTAAGCTTATAACTGAAACAGTGGCTAATGCAGTATTAGAAGGTAAACAAGGGGAACAATTAGATATAGAAGAATAATCAATTTATAAAAGGTAAGGGTTTTATAAAGGGATCTTCCCTTACAACTCTTACCCTTTTTACAATATAGGAGGGAAAAGATGAAAATAAGTGCAGCTTTAGTAAAGGAATTAAGAGAAAAAACTGGTGCAGGAATGTTAGATTGTAAAAATACCTTAGTGGAAACTGATGGTGATATAGATGAAGCAATAGTTCTTCTAAGAGAAAAAGGATTATTAAAAGCAGCTAAAAAATCTGACAGAATTGCAGCTGAAGGCCTTGTGGATGCATATATACATAATGGCAGAATTGGTGTATTAGTTGAAGTAAATTCAGAAACGGATTTTGTTGCTAAAACTGATGAATTTAAAAAATTTGTTAAAGACATAGCGATGCAAGTAGCTGCATCAAATCCTACGTATGTTGCAAAAGAAGATGTACCAGAAGCAGAAATAGAAAAAGAAAAAGAAATTTTACTTCAACAAGCAATAAATGAAGGGAAACCTGAACATATTGCTGAGAAAATAGTATCTGGTAGAATTGCGAAATATTATGAAGAAGTATGTTTACTTGAACAACCTTATATAAAGGATGGCGACAAGAAGATTAAAGATTTATTAAATGAAAAAATATCAACAATAGGTGAAAATATAAAAATAAGAAGATTTGAACGATTTGTAGTTGGAGAAGGACTAGAAAAAAGGGAAGAAGATTTTGCTGCAGAAGTTGAAAAACAAATGGAAAAGTAATCAAAAAATAATTTATTGTATTAATGGAGAACAATATTGTTCTCCATTAATACAATAGAAACTAAATGAGCATTAAGGAGTGTTAATATGTCCCAACCAAAATATAAAAGAGTAATTTTAAAACTAAGTGGCGAGGCATTAGCTGGTGATAAAGGATTTGGACTGGATGAGAAAACTATTTCTACTATATCTGAAGAAGTAAAAAAAATTCATGAAATTGGAGTAGAAGTAAGTATTGTAGTTGGCGGAGGAAATTTTTGGAGAGGGCGTAGTGCTAAACAAATGGATAGAACTACATCAGATTATATGGGAATGTTAGGAACTGTCATAAATGGACTTGCTTTACAAGAGGCCCTAGAAAAAAAGGGCGTAAAAACTAGAGTTCAAACAGCTATAGAAATGAGACAAATTGCCGAACCCTATATTAGAAGAAAAGCAATTAGACATTTAGAAAAAAATAGAGTAGTAATATTTGCAGCTGGTTCAGGTAACCCTTACTTTTCAACAGATACAGCTGCCGCTCTAAGGGCTGCTGAAATCGAAGCAGAGGTAATATTATTAGCAAAAAAAGGTGTAGATGGAGTTTATGATTCAGATCCTAATGAAAATTTCTCAGCTAAAAAATTTGAAAATTTACGTTACATAGATATATTAAATATGGGATTAGGAGTAATAGATTCTACTGCTACTTCATTATGTATGGATAATAACATTCCTTTGATAGTTTTTGGCATTGATGAACCGGACAATATTGTTAATGTTGTTCTAGGTAAAAAAATTGGTACACATATTAAGGAGGAATAAATATGTATTTAGATGTTCATAAGGAAACAGAAGAAAAAATGGAAAACTCAATTAATGCTTTTAAAGATGAGCTTATGGGCATTAGGGTAGGAAGGGCTAATCCAGCCTTACTTAGTAAAATTACTGTTGAATCCTATGGTGTAATGACTCCTCTAAATCAAGTTTCTAGTATTTCTGCGCCAGAACCAAGATTATTAGTAATACAACCTTGGGACCCAAATTTAATACCTGAGATTGAAAAGGCTATTTTAAAATCAGATTTAGGTTTAAATCCTTCAAATGATGGAAAACTTGTAAGATTGCCTATCCCTCAGCTAACAGAAGAAAGAAGAAGAGATTTAGCTAAAGTAGTAGGTAAAAATGCTGAGAATGCTAAAATAGCAGTAAGAAATACTAGAAGAGAAGCTAATGATAAAATTAAAAAAATGGAAAAAAACAAAGAAATTAGCGAAGATGAACAAAAATTAGCTGAAGAAGAGGTACAAAAAATTACTGATAGGTATATTGAGGAAATTGATAAGATAACTAAGGTAAAAGAAGAAGAATTGATGGAGATTTAAAATTACCCCCTTCTTAAAAAGAAGGGGTTTTTGCTGATTGGAGGCCTTATAGTATGAAAAAGAAGGATAAATTGAGATCACAAATAGATATGAATAATTTGCCGAAGCATATAGCTATTATTATGGATGGAAATGGAAGATGGGCGAAAAAAAGGCATATGCCAAGAAACTATGGGCATCAGGTAGGTGTAGAAAGAGTTAAAGAAATAGTTGAAGTGGCTGGTAATATAGGGATAGAACATTTAACTTTATATGCTTTTTCTACTGAGAATTGGAAAAGGCCAGAGACCGAAATAGAAGGGCTTATGAAATTACTAGTTCATTATATTAAATATGAATTAAATAGAATTCATAGAAATAATGTTAAAATAATAATTTTAGGAGATTATTCTAAACTTCCAGAAGCTCCTAGAAAGGAAGTAGAAAGGGCTGTGGAAAAAACTAAAAATAATACGGGTATGATTCTTAATATTGGATTAAACTATGGCGGTAGAGATGAAATAATTTATGGTGTAAAAAATTTATTAAGAGATGTAAAAATGGGTAAAATGGATATAGATGATTTAAATGAGAATACTTTCTCTAATTATTTATATACTAAAGATCAACCAGATCCGGATTTACTTATTAGACCTAGTGGTGAATTGAGGGTTAGTAATTTTTTACTATATCAAATAGCATATACTGAATTTTTGTTTTCAAATATTTATTGGCCGGATTTTGATGAGGAAAAGTTTTACCAGGCAATTGTTGATTATCAAAATAGGGAAAGACGGTTTGGGGGAATTTAAGTGAAAGAGCTATTAATTAGAAGTATTAGTGGGATAGTAGGTCTTATTTTAATAATATTTATAACCATGAAAGGTGGAGCTTTATTAAGCGGTTTAGTTTTATTACTTTCTTTAGTAGGACTTTATGAGTTTTATACAGCATTAGAAAATGTAAAATATAAACCCATAAAAATTATAGGGTATTTATTTGCTATAGCATTGTTTTTTAGAAATTTGGCATTTAATTTATTATCTTTAGAATTTTTAATAGCAATTTTTCTTACTTTACTATTAATAATACCTGTTTTCAAAAAAGAAGTAAGTTTCCAGGATACTGCTGTTACTTTTCTTAGTATGTTTTATATACCATTTTTTTTGAATCATATTGTATATCTAGACAAAGTAAAATATATATGGCTAGTTTATATAATTGCTTGGGGAACTGATACCTTTGCCTATATATCTGGAAATTTATTCGGTACAAAAAAATTATGCCCTAGTATTAGCCCAAATAAGACAATTGGGGGCTCAATAGGCGGGGTATTAGGTAGTGTATTATTGACTGTATTGTTTTCAAAATTTATGGGGTTGAAGGAAATAGGGGCTTTAATCATACTGGGAATAGTAGTTTCAATAATAGCACAACTAGGGGATTTAGCAGCATCAAAAATAAAAAGGGCTACTAAAATAAAGGATTTTGGAAATATAATTCCTGGTCATGGTGGAGTTTTAGATAGATTTGATAGCATACTTTTAACCGCACCAGCAGTATATTATTATATAAAATACTTTTTTACTTAGGGGTGAATTTTTTGCAAACAGCAATAGCGGCAATCTTTGTATTTTTATTTGTAATTTTGTTCCATGAATTTGGACATTTTGCAGTAGCAAAATTAGTTGGAATTAAGGTACATGAATTTTCTATTGGTATGGGACCTAAATTATATCAAAAACAAACTAGTGAAACTGATTATACTATAAGGGCATTACCTATAGGTGGATATGTAAGAATGGAAGGTGAAGATGAACGTTCTAATGATCCGAGAAGTTTTAATAATAAGCCAATATGGGCAAGAATGGCTGTAATTGTAGCAGGTGCTATTATGAATTTCATATTAGCTATTATTGTATATTCAATTATTTCAGGTATAGTTGGAGTACCTACAACGGTGATTCAAGAGCCTATAGTAGACTCACCTGCCCATAGGGCTGGATTGGAATCTGGAGATTCAATTATTAGAATTAACAATAAAGACGTAAAAAGTTGGAATTCTATAGTTGTAGAAATAAGTAATGCCAAAGCAGATGAAGAAATGGAAATTACAATACTTAGAAATGGGGAAACAAAAGATATTGCTTTAATACCAACTTTTAATAAAGAAGAAGAAAGAATAATGATAGGAATAGCACCAGTAATGGAAAAAGGATTTCTGTTATCAATAAAGGCTGGTTTTCAAGAAACTGGTACAATATTAAAACTTATGTTTCAGTTTTTAGGAATGTTATTTAGGGGTGAAGTAACGTCCGATTATTTATCTGGTCCTATAGGAGTAATTCATACTATAGGTGATGCAGCTAAATATGGTTTTATAAATGTACTTTCTTTAATGGGATATATTAGTGTAAACTTAGGCTTCTTTAATTTATTACCTATTCCTGCTTTAGATGGTAGTAGAATATTATTTTTAATTATAGAGTTGTTTAGGGGCAAACCAATGGATCCAGAAAAGGAAGGTGTTATACATCTTATAGGATTTGTATTATTATTAGGTTTAATGGTATTTGTTACCTATACAGATATTGTTAGGTTTAAGCTATTGGGAAGGTGATATTGTGGAAAGAAGAAAGAGTAAAAAAATTATGGTTGGAGATGTACCAATTGGTGGTGATGCACCTATTACTGTCCAATCTATGACTAATACAAATACTAAAGATATAGATTCAACAGTTAAACAAATAAAGGATTTGGAAGAGGCAGGTTGTCATATAATAAGGGTTGCCGTAACAGATATAGAATCATGTAAGGCTATAGGTGAAATTAAAAAAGAAATAAATATCCCCTTAATATCTGATGTACAATTTGACTATAAATTAGCAATTGAATCAGTGAAAAATGGGGCTGATTGCTTAAGAATTAATCCTGGTAATATTGGCTCAAAACAAAAGATACAAGAGGTAGTAAAAATATGTAAAGAAAGAAATGTACCCATTAGGATAGGTGCTAATTCTGGCTCTATAAAAAAAGAATATTTGGAAGAATATAACGGTGTCAATGCAGATTCCATAGTCTATAGTGCCTTGGAAAATGTACGAATACTAGAGGGAATGAATTATGATAATATAAAAATTTCTTTAAAAGCAAGTAATGTGGATTTAACTATAAAATCTCATGAAAAAATGGCTAAATTAGTAGATTATCCTTTTCATTTAGGTATAACAGAGGCAGGTCCACCATGGCAAGGAACTATTAAATCAGCTGTAGGCATAGGTTCTTTACTTTCTAGGGGTATAGGTGATACTATTAGAGTTTCCCTAACAGGTGATCCTGTAGAGGAGGTAAAGGTGGGGCGGGAAATACTTAAGTCTTTAAATTTATTAAATGAGGGTGTAGAAATTATTTCATGTCCTACCTGTGGTAGAACTCAAATAGATTTAATTAAAATTGTAGAAGAGGCTTTAGAAAGATTAGACCCTATTAAAAAGCCATTGAAGGTTGCTATAATGGGCTGTATAGTTAACGGACCAGGAGAAGCAAAAGAAGCGGATATAGGTATTGCAGGAGGTAAAGGAAATGGTATAATATTTAAAAAGGGTAAGATTATAAAAAAGGTAAAGGAAGAAGAACTACTAGATGAATTGATTAAAGAAATTGAAGAACTATAAACATAATAACTAATGTATTACTATAAGTGTTAGAGGGGGACCCTAAAAAATATATGCCAAGAAAAAAATTAGAATCAATTATAGATGATAATTCTAAACTTAAAAAAATAAGTGATATAGAAAATCTTTATTTAAAAAAAGTATATGTAAATACTGAAAAAAATATATTAAATATAATACTGTCTTCAAAGGTTATAATAGATGATAAAATATTTGAGTTATTAAAAGAATATTTTACTACTAAATTTAATTATAGGTTCCATATTAATTTTAGAATGAACTATGATTTAGAGGATATTAGTGTTGGAGATATAATGGATAAGTATTGGGATAATATACTTTATTTAATTCAAAATCAGGTCCCTTCAAGTACAGCTTGGGGGGATAAACTAGATTGGGAAGTAAATAATAATAGTTTAATTTTAAAAGTTAGTAATGAAATATTATTATATGCTATGAAAAGCAATTCAGTGGATAGGAAAATTCAAGGTAAAATAAATAATGAACTAAATAAAAATATTAAGGTGGAAATTATAAGTAAAAGCTTTAGGGAACAAAATGGAGAAATAGTTAAAAAGTCTGTTAAGGCTGAAAAGGAAATTGCTAAAGGAATGGTGAATTGTTCTAATAATAAGAAGGTTAATAAACCTAGAACCCTAAGTAATGGATATTCCTATGGTAAGAAAATAAAAGGGGATACAATCCCTATTAAGGATGTAAACAACGAAAGTGGCAATGTAGTAGTCATGGGAGAAGTATTTGATTTAGAAACTAGGGATATAAGGGGAAATAAAAAATTATTTACCTTTAATATAACGGATTATACTTATTCTATGGCCGTAAAAGTATTTTTAGGCAAAAAAGATTATGAAAAGTTTGAAAACCATGTTAAAAATGGAGCTTTTGTAAAAATAGAAGGCAATGCAGTATATGACACTTACTCTAGATATACTGTAATAATGCTTAAATCATTAGATGTAGTCGAAAAGCCTATGAGAAAAGATTATTCTGAAGAAAAACGAGTAGAACTTCATCTTCATACTAAAATGAGTTCTATGGATGGGGTTACTAATTTTTTTGATTTAGCTAAAAGGGCTAAAGAATGGGGTCATAAAGCAATTACTATTACTGATCATGGAGTTGTACAAGGTTTTCCAAATGCTATGTATGCTAGTGAGGAACTAGGTATAAAAGTCATTTATGGCCTAGAGGGTTATTTAATAAATGATAGTAAGCTTATTGTATCGGAGACAAACGATGATATAAACAACAGCTATGTAGTATTTGATATTGAAACTACTGGTCTTTCCCCTAAGAATGATAGAATTACTGAAATAGGGGCAGTAAAGATTGAAGATGGTAAAATTGTTGATAGATATAACCAGTTAGTAAATCCAGGAGTACCTATACCAGAGAAAATTGTAGAACTTACAGGAATAAGTGATGAATTAGTAAAGAATGAGCCTAAAGTTAATGAAATACTACCTGAATTTTATGAGTTTATTAAAGACACAATATTAGTTGCCCATAATGCAAGTTTTGACATTGGCTTTATTAGGGAAAATTTCTTCAAAATAGGGATTAATATAACTAATCCAGTATTAGATACTCTAGGATTGACGAGAGCTTTATTTCCTCAATTAAAAAGCTATAAATTAGATAGGGTAGCTAAATATTTAAATGTTGAATTAAAGGACCACCATAGGGCGGTAAATGATGCAGAGGCTACGGCTAATATTTTCTTGAAATGTTTAGATGCATTATCTGATAAGGGCATTAAAACTTTAGATGATATAAACAAAAGATTGCTTTCTAATAAAAATATAAAAAATGAAGAAACTTTCCACATAGTAATATTAGCGAAGAATCAAACTGGACTGAAGAATTTATATAAACTTGTATCATTGTCTCATTTAGAACATTTTTATCGTAAGCCTAGGATACCGAAATCTATATTGGATAAATATAGAGAAGGTTTAATTATTGGTAGTGCCTGTGAGGCTGGAGAACTATATAAGGCTATATTAACTAATAAGAATTTTAATGAAATAAGAAGTATTGTTGAATTTTATGATTATTTAGAGATTCAACCTATTGGCAATAATAACCACTTAATTAGAAAGGGATTAGTGAAAGATGAAGAGGAGCTCAAAAGGATAAATAAGCAAATTGTTGGTTTAGGGGAAAGATTTAGAAAACCTGTAGTTGCTACAGGTGATGTTCATTTTTTAGAGCCTGAAGATGAAATCTATAGAAGAATTTTAATGTTTGGCCAAGGTTTTTCAGATGCAGATATACAACCACCTTTATATTTTAAATCAACAGATGAAATGCTAGCTGAATTTGATTATTTAGGAGAGAAAAAAGCAAAGGAAGTTGTTATATATAATACCCAAAAGGTGGCCAACGCTTGTGATGATTTAAGACCAATTCCAGAGGGAACTTATCCGCCAGTAATTGAAGGTTCAGATGAGAAATTAAAAGACATTACTTTTAATAAAGCAAAAGATATTTATGGAGATCCATTACCAAATATTGTGGAGAAAAGATTAAACAGAGAATTAAATTCAATTATAGAAAATGGATATGCAGTAATGTATATTATTGCTGAAAAGCTTGTTAATAAATCATTAAAGGATGGTTATTTAGTTGGTTCTAGAGGTTCTGTTGGTTCTTCTTTTGTAGCTACCATGAGTGGAGTAACAGAGGTAAACCCTTTAGTTCCTCATTATGTATGTCCAAAATGCAAGTATAGTGAATTTATAGAAGATGGTTCTGTAGCATCTGGCATAGATTTACCTGATAAGGATTGTCCAAATTGTAATAATAAATTAGATAAAGATGGCCATGATATACCTTTTGAAGTATTCTTAGGTTTTGAAGGGGATAAAGAACCAGATATAGATTTAAATTTTGCTGGTGAGTATCAGCCAGTAGCCCATAAGTATACAGAGGATTTATTTGGAGAAGGCTTTGTCTTTAGGGCAGGTACTATTGGAACTATTGCAAGTAAAACTGCCTATGGATTTGTACGAAAATATTTTGATGAAAAAGATGGCTATGTTCATCCAGCTGAAATTAATAGATTGGTGGAAGGATGCTCTGGCGTTAGACGAACTTCAGGACAGCATCCAGGTGGTATTATGATTGTACCAGAGTATAAAGATATTTATGATTTTTCCCCTATTCAATACCCAGCAAATGATAAAGATTCTGGAGTTATCACGACTCATTTTGATTATCATTCTATAAGTGAACAAATACTAAAATTAGATATATTAGGTCATGATGTTCCTACTATAATAAAGATGTTAGAGGATATTACTGATAAGGATGCTCTTAAAATATCTTTAGATGATGAAGAGACTATGAAGCTATTTACAAGTATTGAACCTTTAGGCCTCAATGAAAAAGACTTTAATTGTGAAGTAGGAACCTTAGGAATCCCTGAATTTGGAACTAGGTTTGTAAGACAAATGTTAGTTGATACACAGCCAACAACTTTTGCAGAACTTGTAAGAATAAGTGGTCTTTCTCACGGTACTGATGTTTGGTTAAATAATGCTCAGGATTTAATAAAAGAAGGAAAAGCTACTTTAAGCAATGTTATTTCTACAAGAGATGATATTATGCTTTATTTAATCTATGAGGGACTAGATAAAAAGTTAGCATTCCAGATAATGGAGAAAGTTAGAAAAGGTAAAGGCTTAAGTGATGATGATGAAAAGCAGATGAAAGAAATTAATGTGCCAGATTGGTATTTAGATTCTTGTAATAAAATAAAATATATGTTCCCTAAGGCTCATGCTGCAGCTTATGTTATGATGTCTTTTAGGATTGCTTATTATAAGGTTCATTATCCAGAAGCTTTTTATGCTACTTATTTTACTACTAGAGCTAATGATTTTGATGCAGGTTTAGTGTTGAACGGTAAAAAGGTTGTGGAAGAAAAGATAAGGCAATTAGAAAGTTTAGGTAATGATAAAACAGCAAAGGAAAAAAATTTATTAACTGTATTGGAAGTTGTTTTAGAAATGTATTGTAGAGGGTATAATTTTGAAAATGTAGATTTATATAAATCCCACAGTGACAAATTCTTAATAGGAACTAACGGTATTATTCCACCATTAAAAACTATAGAAGGAGTTGGAGGAAGGGCTGCTAGAAATATTGTTAAGGAGAGAGAAAAAGGGAAATTTATATCGATAGAAGACTTTGCTACTAGAGCTAAGGTTAGTAAGACGGTAATAGAAGCTTTGAAAGAACATAATTGTTTCTATGGATTACCAGAAGCCAACCAGATAAACCTTTTTAATATTTGATTTTTCGCCATACTATGTTATAATGATATTGACAATGAGAGGAATCTTTTTCAGTAGAGAGTGGGTGGACCCACTCTTTACTTTATTTATAGGGAAGAATAATATTTTTAATTTAAGAAAAAATAGGTTTATACCGTGGAGGTGATTTAATTGAGTAGAAAAAAAATATTAGATTCAGCGAATGAAATTAGTACATTAGCTGCTGAGGCTTTAGGATATGAATTAGTAGATTTAGAGTTTGTTAAGGAACATTCGGAATATTTTCTAAGAATATATATAGATAAGCCCGGTGGTGTTAATTTAGATGATTGTCAGAAAATGAGTGAGATTGTCAGTGAAAAATTAGATGAAGTTGATATTATAGAAGTTAGTTACTATTTAGAGGTTTCATCTCCTGGTTTAGATAGACCTTTAAAAACAGATAAGGACCTAAATAGAAATATAGGAAGAGATGTAGATATTAGCCTATATAGTAATCTAAATGGGAAGAAAAAATATTCTGGGGAATTGATAGGTTTTAATGAAGAGTATGTAGAAATTAGAGATGATCAAGGAATAGAGACCCAACTTCCTAAAGAAATAATATCTCTAATTAAATTAGCTGTTAAATTTTAGAGGAGGTTTATTTAGAATGAATGCTGAGTTTATAGAGGCTCTTGAAGAAATAGAGAGAGAAAAAGGAATTTCTCAAGATATTATCTTTGATGCATTAGAATCTGCATTAATTTCAGGATACAAGAAAAACTTTGGTTCTTCTCAAAATGTTAATGTTGAAATTGACAAAGTAACCGGCGAGGTAAAGGTTTTTGCAAAAAAAGTTGTTGTTGATGAAGTGGAAAATAAATTTTTGGAAATTAATATAGAGGAAGCAAAAAAAGTTGATGATAAATTCCAATTAGAGGATATTGTTAATTTAGAAGTAACACCGAAAAACTTTGGACGAATTGCAGCCCAAACAGCTAAACAAGTTGTAATGCAAAAAATAAAAGAAGCAGAAAGAGATGTAATATTTGGCGAGTTTATAGATAGGGAAAATGAAATAATTACTGGACTGGTTCAAAGGGTAAGTAAAAATGTTGCTTATATAGACTTAGGTAGAACTGAGGGAATACTTCCCCCTAATGAACAAATAGAGGGAGAAATATATAAACAAGGTGATAGACTTAAGCTTTATATTTTAGAAGTGAAGAAAACTACTAAAGGGCCTCAAATTATACTATCAAGATCCCATCCTGATTTGGTAAAAAGGCTATTTGAATTAGAAGTACCGGAGATTCATGAGGGAATAGTAGATATATATGCTATTTCTAGAGAAGCTGGTTCTAGGACGAAAATGGCTGTCAGCTCAAAGGATTCTAATGTAGATCCAGTAGGTGCTTGTGTTGGATTTAAAGGTAGCCGTGTAAAAGCAATAGTTGATGAATTAAATGGTGAGAAAATTGATATTGTAGTTTGGAGTAAAGACATGGATGAGTTTATAGCAAATAGCTTAAGTCCTTCGAAAGCTTTAAAAGTGGAACTTAATGAAGTAGAAAAGTCTGCCGTAGTTGTTGTTCCAGATTATCAACTTTCATTAGCCATAGGTAAGGAAGGCCAAAATGCTAGATTGGCTGCAAAGCTTACAAATTGGAAAATTGATATAAAAAATGAAAGTCAGTATAAGGAGGAAAAAGAGGGGCTAGAGGAAGATGACTCACCTATAAATAATAACGGGGGTGTATAATTTGACAAAAATTAGAATATATGAATTAGCTAAAGAATTAAGTATGAATAGTAAAGATTTAATAGAAAAAACAAGTGATTTAGATTTAGATATTACCAGTCATATGAGTACAATTAATGATGAGGAAGCTGAATTAATTAAGGAACTTTTAGAAGATGAGGGAAATAAGAGTGAAGAAACTAATGAAAAGGAAGAGAAAAACGTTCTTCAGATAGGGGATTCTATTGTAGTAAAAGATTTAGCAGAAAAAATAGGTATTTCTTCTAGTCAATTAATTACTAAATTAATAGGTTTAGGAATTATGGTAAATCAAAATCAAGAAATAGATTTTGATACTGCAAGTATTGTGGTAGATGAATTTAATATTTCAATTGAACCTATTGAAGAAGTTGACAAAATTGTAGAGGACGAATTTGAGCAGTTTAATTTAGATTATAAAGATAATGAAAAGGATTTAAAATCTAGACCTCCTGTTGTGACTGTAATGGGCCATGTTGACCATGGTAAGACTTCTCTTTTAGACGCTATTAGAAAAACTCAAGTAACAAAAAAGGAAGCTGGAGGTATAACTCAACATATAGGTGCTTCCATAGTGTCAAATAATGATAAGAAAATTGTATTTTTAGATACTCCTGGCCATGAGGCTTTTACTGCTATGAGGGCTAGGGGAACTCAAGTAACGGATATAGCTATTTTAGTAGTAGCTGCAGATGATGGGGTTATGCCCCAAACCGTAGAAGCTATTAACCACGCTAAGGCTGCAAATGTCCCAATAATAGTGGCTATTAACAAAATGGATAAACCAGAGGCAAGTCCTGATAGGATTAAACAAGAGTTAACAGAGTATAGTTTAGTTCCTGAAGATTGGGGTGGAGACACTATATGTGTTCCTGTGTCAGCACTAAGAAATGAGGGTATAGATGAATTAATGGAGATGGTGTTATTAGTTGCTGAAATGGAGGAACTAAAAGCCAATCCTAGTAGAAAAGCTGT containing:
- the ispG gene encoding flavodoxin-dependent (E)-4-hydroxy-3-methylbut-2-enyl-diphosphate synthase produces the protein MERRKSKKIMVGDVPIGGDAPITVQSMTNTNTKDIDSTVKQIKDLEEAGCHIIRVAVTDIESCKAIGEIKKEINIPLISDVQFDYKLAIESVKNGADCLRINPGNIGSKQKIQEVVKICKERNVPIRIGANSGSIKKEYLEEYNGVNADSIVYSALENVRILEGMNYDNIKISLKASNVDLTIKSHEKMAKLVDYPFHLGITEAGPPWQGTIKSAVGIGSLLSRGIGDTIRVSLTGDPVEEVKVGREILKSLNLLNEGVEIISCPTCGRTQIDLIKIVEEALERLDPIKKPLKVAIMGCIVNGPGEAKEADIGIAGGKGNGIIFKKGKIIKKVKEEELLDELIKEIEEL
- a CDS encoding isoprenyl transferase; protein product: MKKKDKLRSQIDMNNLPKHIAIIMDGNGRWAKKRHMPRNYGHQVGVERVKEIVEVAGNIGIEHLTLYAFSTENWKRPETEIEGLMKLLVHYIKYELNRIHRNNVKIIILGDYSKLPEAPRKEVERAVEKTKNNTGMILNIGLNYGGRDEIIYGVKNLLRDVKMGKMDIDDLNENTFSNYLYTKDQPDPDLLIRPSGELRVSNFLLYQIAYTEFLFSNIYWPDFDEEKFYQAIVDYQNRERRFGGI
- the pyrH gene encoding UMP kinase, with amino-acid sequence MSQPKYKRVILKLSGEALAGDKGFGLDEKTISTISEEVKKIHEIGVEVSIVVGGGNFWRGRSAKQMDRTTSDYMGMLGTVINGLALQEALEKKGVKTRVQTAIEMRQIAEPYIRRKAIRHLEKNRVVIFAAGSGNPYFSTDTAAALRAAEIEAEVILLAKKGVDGVYDSDPNENFSAKKFENLRYIDILNMGLGVIDSTATSLCMDNNIPLIVFGIDEPDNIVNVVLGKKIGTHIKEE
- the tsf gene encoding translation elongation factor Ts, whose amino-acid sequence is MKISAALVKELREKTGAGMLDCKNTLVETDGDIDEAIVLLREKGLLKAAKKSDRIAAEGLVDAYIHNGRIGVLVEVNSETDFVAKTDEFKKFVKDIAMQVAASNPTYVAKEDVPEAEIEKEKEILLQQAINEGKPEHIAEKIVSGRIAKYYEEVCLLEQPYIKDGDKKIKDLLNEKISTIGENIKIRRFERFVVGEGLEKREEDFAAEVEKQMEK
- the frr gene encoding ribosome recycling factor, translated to MYLDVHKETEEKMENSINAFKDELMGIRVGRANPALLSKITVESYGVMTPLNQVSSISAPEPRLLVIQPWDPNLIPEIEKAILKSDLGLNPSNDGKLVRLPIPQLTEERRRDLAKVVGKNAENAKIAVRNTRREANDKIKKMEKNKEISEDEQKLAEEEVQKITDRYIEEIDKITKVKEEELMEI
- the rpsB gene encoding 30S ribosomal protein S2 — translated: MSVVTMKSLLEAGVHFGHQTRRWNPKMDEYIFTERNGIYIIDLQQTVKMIDDAYNFIREIAENDGEILFVGTKKQAQEAIETEAKRCGMHYVSQRWLGGMLTNYKTIRKRVDRLHELNKMEEEGIFEVLPKKEVMQLKHEADRLEKFLGGIKTMDKLPDAVYVVDPRKERIAVREAQILGIPVIAIVDTNCDPDEIDYVIPGNDDAIRAVKLITETVANAVLEGKQGEQLDIEE
- the rseP gene encoding RIP metalloprotease RseP, giving the protein MNFLQTAIAAIFVFLFVILFHEFGHFAVAKLVGIKVHEFSIGMGPKLYQKQTSETDYTIRALPIGGYVRMEGEDERSNDPRSFNNKPIWARMAVIVAGAIMNFILAIIVYSIISGIVGVPTTVIQEPIVDSPAHRAGLESGDSIIRINNKDVKSWNSIVVEISNAKADEEMEITILRNGETKDIALIPTFNKEEERIMIGIAPVMEKGFLLSIKAGFQETGTILKLMFQFLGMLFRGEVTSDYLSGPIGVIHTIGDAAKYGFINVLSLMGYISVNLGFFNLLPIPALDGSRILFLIIELFRGKPMDPEKEGVIHLIGFVLLLGLMVFVTYTDIVRFKLLGR
- a CDS encoding phosphatidate cytidylyltransferase, which produces MKELLIRSISGIVGLILIIFITMKGGALLSGLVLLLSLVGLYEFYTALENVKYKPIKIIGYLFAIALFFRNLAFNLLSLEFLIAIFLTLLLIIPVFKKEVSFQDTAVTFLSMFYIPFFLNHIVYLDKVKYIWLVYIIAWGTDTFAYISGNLFGTKKLCPSISPNKTIGGSIGGVLGSVLLTVLFSKFMGLKEIGALIILGIVVSIIAQLGDLAASKIKRATKIKDFGNIIPGHGGVLDRFDSILLTAPAVYYYIKYFFT